The Primulina huaijiensis isolate GDHJ02 chromosome 18, ASM1229523v2, whole genome shotgun sequence DNA window GACAGTAAAATAACCCTGGTTGAATACTATCATTTGAATTAGGTATATTCTCGTATATATTGAGGTGCATGGTTTCGTGTATTACTCTAAGCTTCGACAACTTTACATGGGGATGAATATATATCGTTATTTGATTTTCCTTCATGCACTTGTGACTTTGCTAAGTTGAACATGATCAACAACAAAAGCTACCTCAGTTCCTCGTCAAGGTAAATGATAGTTATATATTGATGATGATCGGATGAATGGGGTTTGAAATATCTGTACACTTAAAATAACAGAGATCGTTAGTGGGGTGCCAGAAATTTTTCCGACGTAACCAGTCCGACGCTCAAGTTAGTCAAGTATTTTATATCAAGAGAGTGAGTATTTCTTAGCAAGAGAGTATATATTTGAATGGATAAATATCAAgaaaacctgatatttataggagagaaGTCAATGATGACTTTGTTTTCAGTGTCCAAGTGCTACTCATGATGGATAGTTGCATATGCCCTGCTTAGTGACACCATCAAGTCTGACAACTCATATATACTTCGATCGAGTCACATCACTCTTGCGTGCGTTGAAAGGCCTCCTAATGATGATCAAGTCATGGTGCCCCATACCTGTGAGCTCACACATGATACCTGTACCGGAATGCCCGGGTAAACATCCTGGCGACAACGCACTTGTTCTGACTTGTTTTTACCCGGACTCTCACCACCCGAGTTCTACTACCCGGACTCTCACCTCCCTGTCTCAAAGATCTGCCCGAACTCTCACCTCCCAATCTCAAAGATGAACTCCGTCCGTGCTGAACTCGGGGTAGGGCCGCTCTACTTTCCGAGCTATCCTAACTCCATACTAGAGATGAATCGGATACATAATATTTCCCAGGGTGTTACCACTCTCTCCTTAAAATAGTCGGACTAGAGTTCTACTCGAGGTCTCGAATAACAAGAAATGGGTTTGGGCTGGACACCCATGTGACATAGGGCTAACATGAGCATGAGGTAAGTCCTGGTAGTCGAAAGGTCGAATGTAGCTTTGAATTCTTTACCCTTCTGTTCATATTCCTGGCACAATTTCCAAAGAGCATCATGCTCGTCCATTCGTTTTTAGATTAACGGTTTAGATTGAATGCCCTCCTCCGCTTATGATTAAATCTAATTGATGAACGTATTTGTTCTCGTGTTGTCAACACTGGTAACAACACCTAAGCTAACGTGATCAAATTTAGGGGGAGATATATTCAAATTCAAGGGTAGCTAAATGGAGTTGCGTAAGCTTGAATAGACTTGTATCTGTTTATTTTGTCcagaaagataaaaaaaagtgaTTGGAAAGAAACATGCCTCTCTtaaattctttctttttttttaataagatttttctttaaaaaaattcctttctagaatgaagtttttttttttactctagaTTTTATCTTTATTATTTGGAAGAATTTGATTTCTAATGAAAGActattttcttattttgtgAGAATCTATTCAAACCTATCAAGATTAacacaaaactatatatattgaAGAATAACTATTGCACAAGAGTCGAAGGTGCTAGAAAGGCGAGACGAGCGATATACGGGAAAACAAAGAGAACTCGCAAATATGAAGCATCGTTGTTTTACTTTGTTGTCGTGACTTGTTGGAGACTTGAAGACAACACCCGTACAAAGTGTTGATTGGAGAATTGTTTTGCTGTTTCGAATTTCGACTACAAATATTTGCATTCTTatgttttggttatttttgttattgatattttatgacgcATTTTACTTTCTTGACTTGTGAAGTAAGATAGTTTTTCGTTATTTCACTAGTATTGATTTTGCAAACTCGATTTCTTTTCTAGTTATTATTTTGTCATGAGACATAACACAAATGTGTTCACTTGTGCATAAATATCACTGTGCTATTTGCCTATATATGGtgattttataatattacaCTACATGTTGACACAAAAAGTTACAACATCTGAAACAATACTTATCTGATACACACAATCCTTACCGTTATGTTAAACATAATACTTTTACGGAGGATTCCCAAGTGTTTTCATCGGTTCTTGAATCTTGAGGTCATCAAATTCCCCTAGCtcaatttaaattcaattattatAAAACTCGAGCtagctttattttttatttaataaaaccaatgaacttgatttgattcgagtttttGTAAAAAACCAAACCAATCCAAGTCCAACCCACATGTACTCACCCCTAGCGGTAACAATGAAGCAAATGGCAATAATTAAACATCTGGGACGAATTTTATAAGTCACAAAACTTGACCCGAGGCATAGCACAAGTGTTCAAAACACATCCTGATAAAATTCCTGAAAACTTGTTCTCAAGACAGAATTTTTTAGAGATGAGTGAATTAATTACGTACATTGTCTAGAATTCACCCCATGGAGATGTTTAATCAGCTGGAACAGATCATTCCATTCCACGATGCACATTTGCTTAAGACAACTGACACCCTTTGTATTTTGCTACGACACCTTCCAAGATGCCGTCAGATCTAAAACTGGGAGAGAACAACCTTGGATCAACAGGTCCCGGCAGGCTGAAGGAAAGCGTGAAGGGTCCAGGGGGACATTGCCGTTGGTATTTCATTTCGAAGACTCGAGAGTATTTTGTGACGGTTTTGCTACCTGTTGAAGTTACTCCTTTAACGCAGACACTACCATCCCGTTGGATCTCAATGCTGAATTGacctattaaaaaaatgaaacaagtATAAAGGTCGTGTCTTGCAGAGCTTAAAAGAAATCGGAGTTCGGTATGCAAAATAGTAATTTGATTCCCAAGGGCTTGGATACGGGAAATATCAAAATGGAATCGATTAGAGCCTTCACCAAACACGAGCTACATAGTACATACAACTAACCTAGGATGTAACAACAAATAATGACACAAGCATACTATTATACACACAGTAGCAGAATAAATAtttgcaaatgcaaaagaaacaTGTTTATTTCCCCCTATAGCCTTGCACATGGTATTtagaaaagaaacaaaatgtAGCGAGAAACATATCATGTTTGTCTTCTAAATGAATGTCCGTTCCGTTGTAAATGAGTTCCAAACAGGGGTTGAGATTTTGCTAGATCAATGATTATATTTGTATTTACAGCGACAAAAACAGAACAGCGAAGCTTACATTAAACGCAAATGGCGCGAAATATTCTTCATTTTCAAGTCAAAAGGATGCAACATCAGGCCGACAATTATTTCTAGAATGAGGTGAAATAGTGTAAATGCAACATAATTCGTACTTCATAGTCAAACAAAAGAACTGAACGTACGTTACTTGCTGACTTCATtttcaatacaaaaatatttttttctttttaacttGTCAAGGCTACTAATAAAAGGAAACAGAAGTAATATTTTGATTCATTGACGTCTTTTGACAACTCCAGAAAGTATGCTGCATCTTTCATGCCGTATTTAATTCCACAAAGCGATGCGTCATCTAATACTGGTCATTGCAAAAGCCTATGAGAAAATCCattatttacataaataaatcacCATATATAGGCAAATGACACAGGTTCAGGATTGTTGAATGGGTCGCACATGAACTGTTCATGATATCAGTTTTCTTTAAGAAATTGTAAGAGGAAGTGAAGCGGAGGTGAGTCCAATTACTTACACAACAGGGGCGACCACAAAAGCCCATGAAGAGGCCTAGTCTACAAGGGTTACAGAAGGACCAAGGTCCAATATTTTTTGatatccaaaaaaatattgttgCATTGATTGCTAGATTGGCAAGGGGGGAGGAGGGAGACAGGGGACTTTACTGCATTATTCTTGAATTATCCGAATTTCAATACAAAAGTTCATTTCCATTGAACTTTGTTAATTGTGGAGATTGAGAAATCAATCCTAATGCTTTGTTCACCGTAATTGTCTGTATTTTATACTGGTCTTATCAAAATACCGGGAACTCGAGAGACGAGGACCAGAAACATAAATAGTGCTTACACACAACACTAAAAGAAAGCAAGTTAACAGAATTACCTGGATCCTTCTTAACTCCAGGTAGAGCAATGCAGAAATAATATGCTGATGTGCTCACACCAATGTCCACTGTTCCAATAGGAGATCCAATCCCGGCTCTACATGCTGTTCCAGTCAACACAATCGATGTGTTCGAACACCAATCTTCCACCTTTGGAATGGGTATTAGAGGTAACATGAATGACTGGGTCATGTTACTGGTAACTGGGAAGCGTAGACAATTGCATGGATCACAATCATATATTTCCATCCCTTCAGTTTTGTTGTCACTTGGATCCATTGTCTCTGTCAATTAATCCATTTTTGTTTCACTACTCCCCCGATCAATTTTCTTTACTTTAATTACAAATTAAACACAATTCGCAACTACATCAGCATCATCTTTCACAAGAATCACAAATTATTCTCTAGCACACcacttgaaaaataaaaaaggtaAAACTAGGTTCGAGTCCCATTGACCAGGATAATCACGCCGAAGATCCTATTATTTTAAGATTAAACGTTTAGGAAGTTGATTTTTTGGGggatttagaaaattttaaataaccagaattaggaaaaattataatttaaaataatttagatTAAGCAATAAACAAGAACCCAAATGAAAATAAGCCGTGACAAATATTGGAAAGTTCAGTTATTCAATTATATAAATGACAAACTTTATTAATTCCAAAAGGATGAGGTTAAATTATAAGATCGTGAGTAAATGAAAATGAGCTGTCTTTCCAAAATAAATAGAATAATAGATAGTACAAAACAAGAGTAGCAATCTATAAAATAAACTTTCGACTAAAATGCTCGAACTCAAAGCGATCTTTTTGTCCGTAAGCTTGTAATATGCAAGAGAATCACACAAGAAGCATACACTTACAAGCAAACAATATTAGCCGTGGAATTAGATAGTGTCACAAACCAGAGAATTTTGTACACTAAACTCGagcacaaaaataaaaaataaaaaaagtactTGGAATCTACGCAGAGGAGATTAATAGTTTCTCCTTCCCCAGCCAATATGTCGAAACAATTCTGTATAAATATATGCATGCATACacagaaaaaaataattgtcaATTTCGAGTAAAAAATAATGAGAGCGAAAATCGGAGACAACTAAATAATCCAGAAACTAGAAACCGGCCGCCC harbors:
- the LOC140965274 gene encoding increased DNA methylation 3-like — its product is MDPSDNKTEGMEIYDCDPCNCLRFPVTSNMTQSFMLPLIPIPKVEDWCSNTSIVLTGTACRAGIGSPIGTVDIGVSTSAYYFCIALPGVKKDPGQFSIEIQRDGSVCVKGVTSTGSKTVTKYSRVFEMKYQRQCPPGPFTLSFSLPGPVDPRLFSPSFRSDGILEGVVAKYKGCQLS